From the genome of Salmo salar chromosome ssa29, Ssal_v3.1, whole genome shotgun sequence:
ttaagaaaaccagatGCCACAATTTTATAGTTTTTGTGTTTTATTTATGGACAGATGGGCACACTCCCACATTTATACATAATTAACAAAttcagtatttgtgtttagtgagtccgccagatcagaggcagtagggatgacaatgccttatattgataggtgcttgaattggaccatattggtgtcctgcctgagcattcgaaatgtaacgagtacttttgggtgtcagggaaaatgtatgggagtaaaaagtacatattttctttagtaatgtagaggagtaaaagtaaaagttgtaaattacagatacccccccaaaaacgacataagtagtacttcaaagtatttttcttAAGTACACCACTGTAATTTGAGGTACAAGAAAAGTATGAATATTTCATATAAAGCTAACTATACCACAGCCAAATTGTAGGCTAGGTTATTTcacatttatattttatttatttagctaggcaagtcagttaagaacaaattattattgacaatgacggcctacactggccaaacccggacgacgctgggtcaattgtgcaccgccctatgtaaCTCCCAATCaccgccggttgtgatacagcctggatttgatccagggtgtctgtagtgacgcctcaatcactgagatgcagtacggTGCGTCGCAGTAGAGATATTCGCGTGGTAACGTCGTAGCATACTGTCCCTAAGGCCAACTCCGAAAATAGAACTCAGTGCACCGACGGTGTTGAAGCAATAGGCTATCCCACTGGCACAACATAAACAAAAACAAACCACATTTGAGCGCCGATTTCACAGTTGACTTAACAAGGAGTAGCCATGGAGCATGAAGAATCGCACCGTTTTCCAAGGAAAAAGCGAAGGACTCGCCTCTGCCTAATCATGGGTCTCTGTGCAGTACTTTCACTTGTCGTTATCTTCGCTATTTATCTGGGAGTAGTGCACAGTCACGTACTGTCTAGTTCCAGCCCATCGAGTGAAAGCCTTAAAAAAACGATTATTGACAAATGTGAAGCATTTATACAGAACAACAAATCCTCAAGGTGAGACACTTTTATTAGATTTATTTTGCacatttaatttaaatgtttaGCTTATTGTTAAAAGTAACTCAAACTTCAGGTTAACTCATTTTGCAGCAGTTTATTCCATTTCCATTGCCATAGTTGAATATCATTACACGAAGACTCAATTGTATGTATGATGTAGCCTccctgtctgtatgtatgtgaacCTGCGTTGCTTTATGGCACAGGTGGATGTGGATTTGCCTTGTAACAACAGGGTGGCTAGCTTGTTCAAGCTCTGCTCTGATACTCTCTCACTGTTCCCCATCTTACTATAATACAGTCAAGACAGCTTAACACAATGAGTGAACAGTTAGAACAGTTTAGTTTTCTCCTATTCAGTAACCATTTCTCAGGGAGCTATTCCTTCCTCAATCAATGATTGGCCATATTTGTATTTGTATGATAATGCAGCAATACTATTCTTGATAATTCCTGTGATTGTTCCAGTGCAAACAACTGTCAAAAGATATGGAGTGCATTTGAGCAAGCATTCGTGGGGAGGGACCCGTGTAATGTACCGATGGAGGCCTATGACCCCCTTATCCATACTGTGGTCCAGGATCCTGTCTGTAACAGGGTGAGATACCCACACatgctcgctcacacacacaccactcaaatATATTCATATGTTTTGTTTTATTGACAGCTGCaagtaaatatttttttacattttttttacatttcattgCACCACCAGATGTTGTTCTGGAGCAAAACAAAGAAAATAGTGCATGACTTCACAGAGAAGCGAGATTGCTTCTTGACCCTCGAGGACACACTAGTCGGCTTCATCATGAATGGACTGACCTGGTGTGGCAAGGAGGAGAGCAATGGTAAGGCTCAAATGGATCTACACACCACCAGTCTGTACATTTTCattcattacattttttatttaacctttatttaactaggcaagtcagttaagaacaaattcttatttacaatgacggcctagcaaaAGGCCtatggggacgggggctgggataaaaacaTAAAGAAATAATAAATAgggcaaaacacacatcacaacaagagagagaacactacataaagatagaCCTAAGACAACCACATAGCAAGgctgcaacacatgacaacacagcatggtagtaacacaacatgataacaacatggtagcaacacaacatggcagcagtacaacatggtagcagcacaaaacatggtacaaacattattgggcacagacaacagcacaaacggcaagaaggtagagacaacagtacatcacgcaaagcagccacaactgtcaataagagtgtccatgatttagTCTTTAAATGAAGATATTGAGATGaaacggtccagtttgagtgtttgtttgggTGCTCGTTCCAgacgctagctgcagtgaactgaaaagatgagcgacccagggatgtgtgtgctttggggacctttaacagaatgtgactggcagaacgggtgttgtatgtggaggatgagggctgcagtagatatgtcggatagggggagtgaggcctaaaagggttttataaataagcatcaaccagtgagtcttgtgacgggtatacagagatgaccagtttacagagaagtatagagtgcagtgatgtgtcataTAAGGAGCAtcggtggcaaatctgatggccgaatggtaaagaacatctagctgctcgagagcacccttatctgcttatctataaattacgtctccgtaatctagcatgggtaggatggtcatctgaatcaggcttagtttggcagctgtggtgaaagaggagtgattatgatagaggaaaccaggtctagatttaactttagccagcagctttgatatgtgcttagAGAAgaacagtgtaccgtctagccatactcccaagtacttgtatgaggtgactactgtcagggatttcgtcgtcgtcagacgatatggcgaaatcatcgtcggaaaaggaggaccaatatgcagcagaactggttttgttcattttgaacatttattaactcaaaatgattaccaaaaacaacaaaaaaaactcacgatatactgacagtcttctcaggctcatacatgctagacaaagaacaatctcccacaaatgacaaacacaccctaatatatgggactctcaatcaaaggcaaagagaaaacacctgccttcaattgagagtcccaaccccaattaatcaaccatagaaacacactcactagactccacatagaaatacataaacatagaccataaaccaaaaacctggaaatactaaatcaaacgcccttttaccaaaacaccaccccgaaccacataaaacaaatatcctctgccacgtcctgaccaaactacaatgacaattaacccttatactgaccaggacgtgacagtaccccccccccccccccctaaaggtgctaaccccggaagcacctcaagaaaaacaaaaaccccaaacaacaacaaaaatccccctaaactaaagggagggaagggagggtggctgccgtcaccgacggcacttgtgctacaccccccctccccaacccacctatgcaggtggtggttcaggctccagcctattgtcctccagagtgccgaccgacccgatcagcctcgatccgtaggcagactccccctgctccggatcatgggcagacctccacctctccaccctgtaTGCAGACTCAGCAATTAAACAGTTAATCTCTTTACGTTCTGAattgtcaggcttactcagttcaaggttgctgctagactcccttgGGTTTTGGTCATCGGCAGACtctgggcagatgggccactctggctgatcctggccgctggggcagtctggcagctccgggcagtctggccgctctggcagctccgggcagtctggccgctctggcatctccgggcagtctggccgctctggcggctccgggcagtctggccgctccggcggctcctgactgacgggcggctccggcggctcctgactgacgggcggctccggcggctcctgactgacgggcggctccggcgactcctgactgacgggcggctccggcgactcctgactgacgggcggctccggcgactcctgactgacgggcggctccggcgactcctgactgacgggcggctccggcgactcctgactgacgggcggctccggcgactcctgactgacgggcggctccggcgactcctgactgacgggcggctccggggactcctgactgacgggcggctccggcgactcctgaccgacgggcggctccggcgactcctgaccgacgggcggctccggcgactcctgaccgacgggcggctccggcgactcctgactgacgggcggctccggcgactcctgactgacgggcggctccggcgactcttgactgacgggcagctctagcgacgtcggactgggatgacgcacttgaagcctggtgcgtggtgctggtactggacgtaccagactgggaacacgtacctccatgctagtgcggggagctggcctggggctccattcttgccccgcaaaactgcccttgtgccccccccaaaaaaattattggggcggCCTCTCGAGTTTCCTAAACTCTTCCATCGCCCTGGAAACGCTCCTCCTTAGCTCTGCCcacgtccatccttcctcctcgttcctctgctgcttggtcctggtttggtgggagattctgtcacggttgtcgtagtgatgagaccaaaacgcagcaggttttaataaattcaaaatgaacaccaaaataacaaaagaacgaacgatcaacaaaacagtctggtaaggcacaaggctaaacacagaacaatctcccacaaatgacaaacacaaacacaccctaatatatgggactctcaatcaaaggcaaagagaaaacacctgccttcaattgagagtcccaaccccaattaatcaaccatagaaacacactcactagactccacatagaaatacataaacatagaccataaaccaaaaacccggaaatactaaatcaaacgcccttttaccaaaacaccaccccgaaccacataaaacaaatatcctctgccacgtcctgaccaaactacaatgacaattaacccttatactggccaggacgtgacaactacttcaagctctaaaccctcagaggtagtaatcacacctgtggggagaggtcCATTCATCTTACCAAACCAcaagacctttgttttggaggtgttcagaacaaggttaagggcagagaaagcttgttggactctaagaaagctttgttgtaaagcgtttaacacaaaatccagggaggggccagctgagtataagactgtatcatctccatataaatggatgagagagcttcctactgcctgatctatgttgttgatgtaaattgagaagagcgtggggcttaggatcgagccttggggtactcccttggtgacaggcagtggctgagacagcagatgttctgactttatacactgcactctttgagagaggtagttagcaaactgggctaaagacccctcagagacatcaATACTCCTTAGCGgggccacaagaatggaatgatcTACCGtttcaaaagctttggccaaatcaataaaaatagcagcacagcattgcttagaatcaatggcaatgatgacatcactgaggaccttttaaggttgcagtgacacatccataacctgagtggaaaccagattgcataccagagagaatactatagacatcaagaaacccactcagttgattattgacacgtttttccaacacttttgataaacagggcaaaatagaaatagtcctataacagttaggatcagcttgatctcccctttaaataaaggacaaaccgtggctgccttccaagcaatgggaacctccccagagaggagagacaggcttggcgatgatagggtcAGCAACTTTAAAGTTGAaatggtctaaaccatctgacccagatgtttttttgtggtcaagtttaaggagctcctttagtgcctcggactcagtgaccacctgcagggagaaactttgtagcggggcaggcaAAAAAGAGGGAGGAGTATCGGGgctagtcacattagaaggggtgagagatgaggaaatgttataCGGGCAAGGAgtcatggctgagtcaaataggaatcctgacttaatgaagtggtgattaaagagctcagccatgtgcttcttgtcagtaacaaccacatcatcaacattaagggacatgggctaCTTTGAGGAGGAAGGTTTATTCGCCaggtctttaacctctctagggaaggtgggacgaaatcgtcccacctacgtaacagccagtggaatcctgtggcgcgttattcaaataccttagaaatgctattacttcaatttctcaaacatatgactattttacaccattttaaagacaagactctcgttaatctaaccacactgtccgatttcagaaagcaaaacattagattatgtcagcagagtacccagccagaaataatcagacacccatttttcaagctagcatataatgtcacataaacccaaaccacagctaaatgcagcactaacctttgatgatcttcatcagatgacacgcctaggacattatgttatacaatacatgcatgttttgttcaatcaagttcatatttatatcaaaaaccagctttttacattagcatgtgacgttcagaactagcataccccccgcaaacttccggtgaatttactaaattactcacgataaacgttcacaaaaaacacaacaattattctaagaattatagatacagaactcctcaatGCACtggctatgtccgattttaaaatagcttttcggtgaaagcacattttgcaatattctaagtagatagcccggcatcacagggctagctatttagacacccaccaagtttagccctcaccaaagtcagatttactataagaaaaatgttattacctttgctgttcttcgtcagaatgcactcccaggacttctacttcaataacaaatgttggtttggttcaaaataatccatagttatgttcaaatatcctctgttttgttcatgcgttcaagacactatccgaagtgtaaaggcccgacgcatttcatgacaaaaaaaatctaaatattccattaccgtacttggaagcatgtcaaccgctgtttaaaatcaatttttatgccatttttctcgtaaaaaaagcgataatattccgaccgggaatctgtgttttagtacaaagagagagaaaataaaaacatggggtcgcctcgtgcacgcgcctcagtgtcattgtcctctgatagaccacttaccaaaggcgctaatgtttttcagccaggggctgcctcgacatcattcagctttttcccgggttctgagagcctgtgggagccgtaggaagtgtcacgttacagcaaagatcctaggttttcaataaaaagagtcaagaagcccaaggaatggtcagagagggcacttcctgtacagaatcttctcaggtttttgcctgccatatgagttatgttatactcacagacaccattcaaacagttttagaaactttagggttttttctatccaaagccaataattatatgcatattctagtttctgggcagtagtaataaccagattaaatcgggtacgttttttatccggccgtgtaaatactgccccctagccctaacaggttaactgttttccagaactttttggggttagacccacagagagagaactgctccttaaagtaattaACTTTGGctttccggatagcctgagtgcacttatttctcatttgcctgaacaagagtcagtcagcctgagtatgcgtgtgacGAGCATTTCGCcagccaaatgcaattcttgaggtggagtaactctgcaagatcacggtcaaaCCAAGGGctaaacctgtttttaattctcattttctttgttaacaataccactgaaaatataaaaaaagaaggtaCAATCGTCtgcgacagaggggatcaagctgattctataccattttacagaggctaGTTCATGAAAGAAGGCTTTCTCATGAAAGTTTTTTAGCAAACGTCTACgccaaatcaggacaggtcgtttcactgagcggccattacgaacacaggctgtaaaacagtgatcatttAGGTCATTACAGAAACCATCAgtctgatacctatcaggattatttgtgaggataacatcaaggagagtagccttttctgggtgtttggagtcataccttgtgggattggtaataatctgagaaagatttatggagtcccattgctttaggatttggtcaggtggtttaagcatgtcccagtttaggtcacctagcaggacacatttagacttagtgtaaggggccaggccggtgctgatggaggacgatagcacccagcaacagtcaacaaagagctatttgaaagtgtaatgcttaaaaccagcaaattctagtgttaattaacatgcagaaaacccaggctcttatgagagcagaaatcagtgaagcagatatcagagcacaagtcagaattggggctagcaacagtagatggccCAGGgtatacatgcacatttccacaTATAAAGAGAaataatacaatcaaggcacggcagaAGACAGGGAGATCTCTACAGTGTTGATTTATGAGatttgaatgtgcattagatggcaacatgatcatattgtacagcaatttcatcaggtaacatgaaaacaaagcctgcgagaggtggttagaataggatgggaggcccaAAAtcagtgtaaccaatagagagttaGAGTCCCGTGTGTGGGAgcaaacatagtctgtcccaaGGTTGAGTAAACAAGAAAattcatagtcaacaaagcatgcagaAGTCATGAtgcaaatagcaaaatgcacaataatttttttaaatgtataacgacttggggctagccattgtaagttcagagtcactcgccccaacaatgtgtgtgtgctggaggcgagcgaaagctcgggagagagggggggagtgtggtgggggtacctgtaccagacagggggagacaggccagggcagatggtgaacagattgccaggtggaatccatgcagca
Proteins encoded in this window:
- the LOC106590200 gene encoding ADP-ribosyl cyclase/cyclic ADP-ribose hydrolase 1, with protein sequence MEHEESHRFPRKKRRTRLCLIMGLCAVLSLVVIFAIYLGVVHSHVLSSSSPSSESLKKTIIDKCEAFIQNNKSSSANNCQKIWSAFEQAFVGRDPCNVPMEAYDPLIHTVVQDPVCNRMLFWSKTKKIVHDFTEKRDCFLTLEDTLVGFIMNGLTWCGKEESNETFTTGCPGWTDCVNNTVRSFWNRASAAFADAACGDVTAMLNGSIATPFSPTSIFATIEVKRFKAAKMKSLSVVLVTKENKGTTCDDPSLQDLQKEIDPKLKYNCKAVPESKIQDCISHPDTACGACW